Proteins co-encoded in one Papaver somniferum cultivar HN1 chromosome 5, ASM357369v1, whole genome shotgun sequence genomic window:
- the LOC113278929 gene encoding uncharacterized protein LOC113278929, with amino-acid sequence MELRKDVERPFGIMKRKFTIICGPYRGLSAREMHKTMLTCIIMYNMVIQETHRNKNWINHQDEDLRPEILPARGLPARNYAQMTSHIEKTTLYNRLREDLIANMWAEFGRDGGRIE; translated from the coding sequence ATGGAATTGAGAAAGGATGTGGAACGACCTTTTGGAATTATGAAGCGGAAGTTCACCATCATTTGTGGGCCTTATCGTGGTCTAAGTGCTCGTGAAATGCATAAGACTATGCTGACTTGCATCATTATgtataacatggtaattcaggaaactCATCGTAATAAGAATTGGATTAaccatcaagatgaagacttaagGCCTGAGATTCTACCAGCAAGAGGATTACCTGCAAGGAATTATGCGCAAATGACTAGTCATATTGAGAAGACAACTCTGTATAACAGGTTAAGGGAAGATCTCATAGCGAATATGTGGGCTGAGTTTGGAAGAGATGGAGGACGAATTGAGtag